In Phoenix dactylifera cultivar Barhee BC4 chromosome 1, palm_55x_up_171113_PBpolish2nd_filt_p, whole genome shotgun sequence, the genomic stretch TTGAATCAAATTGGTGTCATATGCAATAGCGAGTGCCCACAGCAGAGATGACATTTCTGGTAGAGCCAGAAGcagttcttgttcttctttaaCCAGAAGTTTTTgtactttattactttgaactacaaacaagaaaataaaaaagatggaAGGCTAAGAAACAAAAACTTTATGAAGATGAAATTGTGATCGATCAGTCTAATGACAATATACACAATCCAATGATAGAATGGACCTCATATGACATATTATCGATGTCCATCCTCATGCCTCTATGTTGATCATGGAAGTTCAGGCCATCCAAAAACAAGTCCGTCCCTAGCGCCAATAGTTGCTGCAAGACATATAGCAACCTTGCTATTAATACCATGACTTCAAACCCAACAGTCAGGGATTGATTTTAAAAATTCATTTTTCGCCAATCCATTATTGGAGTTATGAAACTGTTCTCAACATTAATAGGTAAATAAAATGGATAggagaaaaagcaaaaaaaaaaaaaagagagattaaaAACCTCAAAAGTTAGTTCTTCATCATGTTCAATCCTTTCCAGTGCCAACAAAACCTGCAAGTCGGAAAGCAGCTCTTTCATTTTCTAGTGCCTAGTTCAATCAGTATGAGCACTAGCAATAGTAAGAGACAAGAAGATAAAGACAAGAACACTGAacgatttaaatgaaagaacaTGATAGCCATTACGTTACTGATTCCTGGTCTTTGtgaatttctctttcctttgcaTATTAATTACAAGAGTCTACGATTATGGGAGTAGAGGATATGCATACCTCTGCAATTCCTTCTATGTTAAAGTGCTGGTAGCCATTTCTGTCTCCCATAGAGACATTGAACATTTGTGTGCTGCTATCTTCAGGACGAGATGATCTTGATAAACATCGAGGAACAACTTCTGGTACAGAAAAATCAGTCTGAGGCATTTGAGCAATTGTCACAGGCTCCGGTGTTGAAAGAGAATAATCTCTTTGTTCTGATAACCTTGTTCTAGTCACCCCACTAGGAGCCAGGCATGTTCTTACCGACACTGCACCTGTCCTTCTTAAAGCTCGTTGAGGCGTCAAATGCTCTCGAAGAGAAAAGCCAAGGCCAGAAGAACCTCTTCTTGGAGAACCTGAATTTGCCCCACTTAAGGATGCACTCATGCTTTTGCCTCTGGCAGACAAAGTCCCTCCCTTTGAGGATCCCTTTCTCAGGGTGTTAACCCTTCTGTCAAGACCAGAATTGGAGGAACAACCTGATGGAAGGACATCTGATACTGATGTGTGACTAAGATGTTTGAGACCAGACTTCTTTGACTCAGCTCCCCCACCCTTTGTAGCGCGCTTAGCAGCCTGGCTGGTGTTTCTGGATGTCGAAGAATGCCTGGTGGAGGAACTTGAAGAGGTTCCCTGATCACCATATCTGTGTCGTCGGCTGACTTGCTTACACGCTCTTGAACTCAATCTGGTGCTGCAGCTTCCCAATGCTTCAGTTGCACTTTCAGAAAACGCTTGAAGATTTACAGGTTCAAATTCATCAGGACCAGAAAATACAATATGATTGCCTCTAGTTATGGGAATGGATTCAGAATCTTCTGGCTCCCCCTGTCTGCCATCATATTCCAAGTTGTTTATCTCCCATCTTTTGTTTTCACGGTCCAAATCTTCAATCTTGCTCTGCCTATCACTGCTTTCTGCAGTAGCTCTCCCTTGCAAAGATGTTTGTCTACGCCGCTCCTGACGAGTCTTTCTAAAGTCACAAGAATGAAATGATTCATAAGAGCTTCCATTTGTCATTTTTCTGTTCGTAGAGTGGACAGAACCCCTCGAATATTTGACCTTTTCTTGGTTGCCAGTCTGGATGTCATTCATGGAGTAAATCCTAGTGCTGCATCCTAATCGATTACAATATTTAATGCTTC encodes the following:
- the LOC103701523 gene encoding uncharacterized protein LOC103701523 isoform X1, which gives rise to MDGYMGRKTAIGLVLSRGGLSLTFREQNFEDRSIKYCNRLGCSTRIYSMNDIQTGNQEKVKYSRGSVHSTNRKMTNGSSYESFHSCDFRKTRQERRRQTSLQGRATAESSDRQSKIEDLDRENKRWEINNLEYDGRQGEPEDSESIPITRGNHIVFSGPDEFEPVNLQAFSESATEALGSCSTRLSSRACKQVSRRHRYGDQGTSSSSSTRHSSTSRNTSQAAKRATKGGGAESKKSGLKHLSHTSVSDVLPSGCSSNSGLDRRVNTLRKGSSKGGTLSARGKSMSASLSGANSGSPRRGSSGLGFSLREHLTPQRALRRTGAVSVRTCLAPSGVTRTRLSEQRDYSLSTPEPVTIAQMPQTDFSVPEVVPRCLSRSSRPEDSSTQMFNVSMGDRNGYQHFNIEGIAEVLLALERIEHDEELTFEQLLALGTDLFLDGLNFHDQHRGMRMDIDNMSYEELLALEEKMGTVSTALTEEALSKCLKRSIYMPASTGCEEDIKCSICQEEYLVRDEVGKLTCEHRFHVTCIHQWLRQKNWCPICKASACPVS
- the LOC103701523 gene encoding uncharacterized protein LOC103701523 isoform X2, which encodes MDGYMGRKTAIGLVLSRGGLSLTFREQNFEDRSIKYCNRLGCSTRIYSMNDIQTGNQEKVKYSRGSVHSTNRKMTNGSSYESFHSCDFRKTRQERRRQTSLQGRATAESSDRQSKIEDLDRENKRWEINNLEYDGRQGEPEDSESIPITRGNHIVFSGPDEFEPVNLQAFSESATEALGSCSTRLSSRACKQVSRRHRYGDQGTSSSSSTRHSSTSRNTSQAAKRATKGGGAESKKSGLKHLSHTSVSDVLPSGCSSNSGLDRRVNTLRKGSSKGGTLSARGKSMSASLSGANSGSPRRGSSGLGFSLREHLTPQRALRRTGAVSVRTCLAPSGVTRTRLSEQRDYSLSTPEPVTIAQMPQTDFSVPEVVPRCLSRSSRPEDSSTQMFNVSMGDRNGYQHFNIEGIAEVLLALERIEHDEELTFEQLLALGTDLFLDGLNFHDQHRGMRMDIDNMSYEELLALEEKMGTVSTALTEEALSKCLKRSIYMPASTGCEEDIKCSICQEAFSWCSDYNCWTKPVLVFKGKN